From a single Fusarium fujikuroi IMI 58289 draft genome, chromosome FFUJ_chr03 genomic region:
- a CDS encoding related to tetracycline resistance protein from transposon Tn4351/Tn4400: MGVSAVPPIAIIGGGPCGLMLARLLQTASINYVVFERDASPTSALRSQGGTLDIHNESGQEALRRAGLHEKFKSLARYDATTMTLMDFQGKFRASFGDDDGDDRPEIDRQQLRQLLLGSLPTDRIRWGKILDVIDKKENGPTRDLTLKFRDGSTESGFRLVVGADGAWSKVRSLVTDARPTYSGKSFIEGRISPGNSEYKLAQQIAGKGTAMAMSAKSTLAVQQLSDASYRMYMGVVAPESLTRPGGDADPNDMAKARRTMLGPGGFYETWTQDLRRLIEASEGPWRPWPLYRLDKTLFSLSDGDVYDGRPRWKRVPGVVLLGDAAHLATPNGEGVNQAMYDALVLFDQIIAETGAPGDSYDQKADAEALERAIVAYEKEMRPRAYEHIQSSIDMEDMMYANDGAQRMIEAFKCAHGES, translated from the exons ATGGGAGTCTCAGCTGTCCCACCAATCGCGATTATCGGCGGTGGTCCATGCGGCCTTATGTTAGCACGTCTTCTCCAAACCGCAAGCATCAATTATGTCGTTTTTGAACGCGACgcatctccaacatcagCCCTCAGAAGCCAAGGCGGCACGCTAGACATACACAATGAATCAGGCCAGGAAGCGCTTCGTCGCGCAGGCCTCCACGAGAAGTTCAAGTCGTTGGCTCGATACGATGCGACAACCATGACCTTGATGGACTTTCAAGGGAAGTTCCGGGCCTCATTCGgagacgatgatggtgaCGATAGACCAGAGATTGATCGTCAACAGCTGCGACAGTTGTTACTCGGTTCTTTGCCGACAGATCGTATTCGCTGGGGAAAGATATTGGATGTAATtgataagaaagaaaatggaCCAACGCGTGATTTAACTCTCAAGTTTCGCGATGGATCGACAGAGAGTGGCTTTCGACTCGTTGTCGGAGCAGACGGTGCTTGGAGCAAAGTACGCTCTCTC GTCACTGATGCCAGGCCCACCTACTCTGGTAAATCATTTATTGAAGGCCGAATATCACCAGGCAACTCAGAGTACAAACTCGCGCAACAAATAGCAGGCAAAGGAACAGCCATGGCGATGAGTGCCAAATCCACCCTCGCAGTGCAACAACTATCTGACGCATCTTACCGGATGTATATGGGCGTAGTGGCGCCCGAATCCTTGACGCGCCCCGGTGGTGATGCTGACCCAAACGATATGGCGAAAGCGCGAAGAACAATGCTTGGACCTGGAGGCTTTTACGAGACTTGGACACAGGACTTGAGACGTTTGATCGAGGCTTCTGAGGGGCCGTGGCGACCCTGGCCACTTTATCGTCTCGACAAGaccctcttctctttgagTGATGGAGATGTGTATGATGGCCGACCTAGATGGAAACGTGTTCCCGGCGTTGTTCTCCTCGGCGACGCTGCGCATCTCGCTACTCCAAATGGTGAAGGCGTGAACCAAGCCATGTATGACGCGCTCGTACTCTTCGACCAAATTATTGCGGAAACTGGGGCTCCTGGGGATAGCTACGATCAGAAAGCTGATGCAGAAGCTCTAGAGCGGGCAATTGTTGCTTACGAGAAGGAGATGCGACCTAGAGCTTACGAACATATACAGAGCAGTATCGACATGGAAGACATGATGTATGCTAATGATGGGGCTCAGCGTATGATAGAAGCTTTTAAGTGTGCTCACGGCGAGAGTTAG
- a CDS encoding related to GPI anchored dioxygenase — translation MVSFKSLASAGFVLAGLVSAHPGEKHDHQKIKRQIQTRDTIANLGQRSLNACSSSLHARELKARSIARRAEKVEKLRKRLGIKTDAKKHRRDEDDIVKWEAVNHNKTGVSSNNMFTPLETVFGANSSCILSPEITAGPYYIVGEYLRSNVIETEFCDGVPLFLEVQYVDVATCNGVPNLATDVWNCNATGVYSGVSSQAGLNTTFLRGIQITDHDGVVQFETIFPGHYEGRATHTHLLTHANASVSSNGTIQVYNSPVQHIGQLFWPEDLREEVEALAPYNTNTVEVTTNEEDMWSVLQADESYDPFPQYVYLGDSVQDGIFAWIQIGINTTADYTSDEYYGVAGYLASDGGHALDSGIGGGGGGGGQGGQPPSGSGTPPAGQPTGTRSA, via the exons ATGGTCTCTTTCAAGTCCCTCGCTTCAGCGGGTTTCGTTCTCGCTGGTCTTGTCTCTGCTCATCCTGGTGAGAAACATGATCaccagaagatcaagagacAGATCCAGACCCGCGACACTATCGCCAACTTGGGCCAGAGGTCATTGAACGCATGCTCTAGTTCTCTGCATGCTCGAGAGCTGAAGGCTCGTTCGATTGCCCGTCGCGCAGAaaaggttgagaagcttcgtAAGAGACTTGGCATCAAGACCG ACGCCAAGAAGCACCGccgtgatgaagatgatattGTCAAGTGGGAAGCTGTCAACCATAACAAGACTGGAGTATCCAGCAACAACATGTTCACTCCTCTCGAAACTGTCTTTGGCGCCAACTCTAGCTGTATCCTCTCCCCCGAAATCACCGCTGGCCCTTACTACATCGTCGGCGAATACCTGCGATCCAACGTCATCGAAACAGAGTTCTGTGACGGAGTACCTCTGTTCCTCGAGGTCCAGTACGTCGACGTAGCGACGTGCAATGGAGTCCCCAACTTGGCCACCGATGTCTGGAACTGCAATGCCACTGGAGTTTACTCCGGGGTCAGCTCCCAAGCCGGTCTGAACACCACTTTCCTCCGTGGTATTCAGATCACCGACCACGATGGTGTTGTTCAGTTTGAGACCATCTTCCCCGGTCATTACGAGGGACGCGCTACCCATACTCATCTCCTCACCCACGCCAATGCATCGGTCTCTTCTAACGGCACAATCCAGGTCTACAACAGCCCTGTTCAACACATCGGACAGCTTTTCTGGCCCGAGGATCTACGTGAGGAAGTCGAAGCTCTTGCCCCttacaacaccaacactgTCGAGGTGACCACCAACGAGGAGGATATGTGGTCGGTTCTTCAGGCTGATGAGTCTTATGACCCCTTCCCTCAGTACGTCTACTTGGGAGACTCTGTTCAGGATGGAATCTTTGCCTGGATTCAGATTGGTATCAACACCACTGCCGACTACACCTCGGATGAGTACTACGGTGTTGCTGGATACTTGGCTAGTGATGGCGGCCATGCCCTGGACAGCGGCATTGGTGGAGGCGGCGGTGGCGGTGGCCAGGGAGGGCAGCCTCCTTCGGGCAGCGGAACCCCTCCTGCTGGCCAGCCCACTGGTACTCGCTCTGCATAA
- a CDS encoding related to integral membrane protein PTH11: MAAHIANRGPQLMAVNITFFAMALVTCLLRCYVRLFMVNGFRKDDWLMVVAMVFFTCYATSSTVGVTFGTGRHHDDLETNQIHTAMMCWWFCYLGYALTMISCKLSIGYFLLRVTTEKIQRWTIYLAMFSTALSCGIFFFVTLFQCHPISYFWNKDQDGKCIDPGVVIGLAALYSVFAVGSDLVFALLPGWIVWNLQLHKRTKYSLIPLLAMGCIASAAVIARFPYLHLLGDPDFLWNTTDIAIWSTIEQGLAITASSLATLRPLIKQIAFRLNLTSKPLSLGPSGYGSSPRTPGPGTPRAFLSREAYTLSSVSRQDGPEKKGSGFDSRQPSDLKLGIKKETKWEVKITKTAMSESEEELHSPRAWRNNNIV; the protein is encoded by the exons ATGGCAGCTCACATTGCGAATCGAGGGCCGCAGCTCATGGCTGTGAATATCACATTCTTCGCCATGGCACTGGTCACTTGTCTTTTGAGATGCTATGTTCGGTTGTTCATGGTCAATGGGTTCAGGAAGGACGACTGGCTGATGGTCGTCGCTATG GTATTCTTCACTTGCTATGCGACTTCGTCGACTGTAGGTGTCACGTTCGGCACGGGAAGACACCACGACGACCTCGAGACCAATCAAATCCACACCGCGATGATGTGCTGGTGGTTCTGCTACCTCGGATACGCCCTCACCATGATATCCTGCAAACTCTCCATCGGCTACTTCCTACTCAGAGTCACAACCGAAAAGATCCAACGATGGACCATCTACCTCGCCATGTTTTCGACTGCCCTCTCGTGcggcatcttcttcttcgtcaccCTATTCCAGTGTCATCCTATATCGTACTTCTGGAACAAGGACCAAGATGGCAAATGTATTGATCCCGGTGTCGTCATTGGACTAGCGGCTCTCTATAGTGTCTTCGCTGTGGGTTCTGACCTTGTCTTTGCGCTGCTTCCTGGGTGGATTGTGTGGAATCTGCAGTTGCACAAGCGAACGAAATACTCACTGATCCCTCTACTCGCTATGGGTTGCAT TGCTAGCGCAGCCGTCATCGCTCGATTCCCATACTTGCACCTCCTTGGAGATCCCGATTTCCTCT GGAATACCACTGATATCGCCATCTGGTCAACAATCGAGCAAGGACTAGCCATCACAGCAAGTAGCTTAGCAACTCTACGGCCTCTGATCAAACAAATAGCCTTCCGCCTGAACCTGACCAGCAAGCCTCTATCACTCGGCCCATCTGGCTACGGATCATCACCGCGCACACCTGGGCCCGGGACACCGAGAGCATTCTTAAGTCGAGAGGCGTACACACTATCATCAGTGAGTCGTCAGGATGGCCCTGAGAAGAAAGGGTCGGGGTTTGATTCGAGACAACCAAGCGATCTCAAGCTTGGCATTAAGAAGGAGACCAAGTGGGAGGTCAAGATAACGAAAACAGCCATGAGTGAGAGCGAGGAGGAGCTGCATTCGCCCAGAGCATGGAGGAACAATAACATCGTTTAG
- a CDS encoding related to amidase family protein — MNPKHALAMLWSTAIAALTVSNSSSSSILLDNQDQIFSADDSQYLAVTSDILSSVSYSSDPAQGPVTYISGLLSSTTADELEDVIKSSLEQDDVFTEAFLGTVLVSAGDEGDIDSSVVSYFSSLNATVIYGGEDGPSLCGNSTLTPCPMFGLADGDSLRLSKVFRLYVDTYRTFMVGTYDAGDGYRTLPYSNSEWGAPSIPVPSRLYSIEDDRPLAGKRIGVKDIYDLEGIQTTAGSLAYASLHSKADTTAPALQRIIDQGGVVVGKQKTAQFASPQSPWDWNDAFYPRNPRGDTFLTCSASSAGSACSIAAYDWLDFAVGTDTGKSIREPAAVAGIFGNRPSQGMISMDNIVTNAFNTDTAGVFARDPVAWAKFAKAWYDPSLHQDTSINGLPALSVPDAQTFPKRLLYPVDHLPMQNPAAEAILQKFLDDVADAVGVTVDKINLTQTIEETLDRPLQGMLDDLTVLWTHDLITETAEPLISNYSPGFPPIDEPYRSFFRNAVADDSSYKSAMANRTRDAALWHKQVLFSTNSSCSESILLYDIGTGGLPSFREKDLNDSPGAASPVDPRGPKAVSTISSYFGDVDITVPIGQVSYQSNVTFQEEVMPVTVNMIAKRGCDFVLFNLINKLVSKGVLSSVDTGRQAFQE, encoded by the coding sequence ATGAATCCCAAGCACGCTCTTGCAATGCTTTGGTCCACGGCCATTGCAGCCCTCACGGTTTCcaactcttcatcctcttccattCTCTTGGATAACCAAGACCAAATCTTCTCAGCCGATGACTCGCAGTATCTCGCGGTCACGTCTGATATCCTTTCTTCCGTTTCATACTCCTCAGATCCTGCCCAAGGACCTGTCACCTACATCTCGGGTCTGCTCTCCAGCACTACAGCTGATGAACTTGAAGACGTTATCAAGAGCTCACTGGAGCAAGATGATGTTTTCACCGAAGCTTTCCTCGGAACTGTCCTTGTCAGTGCGGGCGATGAAGGAGATATTGACTCTTCTGTCGTGAGCTACTTCAGTAGCCTCAACGCAACTGTCATCTATGGAGGTGAGGATGGCCCGAGCCTCTGCGGCAACTCTACCTTGACTCCATGCCCCATGTTTGGCCTTGCAGACGGTGATAGCCTCCGTTTGAGCAAAGTCTTCCGCTTGTATGTCGATACCTACAGAACATTTATGGTTGGCACATACGATGCGGGAGATGGCTATCGCACTTTGCCTTATTCCAACTCAGAATGGGGCGCCCCGTCTATCCCTGTCCCCTCGAGACTGTACAGCATCGAAGATGACAGACCTCTCGCTGGAAAGCGCATTGGAGTCAAGGATATATACGATCTAGAGGGCATACAAACGACAGCTGGTAGCTTAGCGTACGCCTCCCTTCATTCAAAGGCCGATACAACAGCCCCAGCTCTCCAGCGCATCATTGACCAGGGCGGAGTCGTGGTCGGAAAGCAGAAGACAGCCCAGTTCGCCTCACCTCAGAGCCCTTGGGACTGGAACGACGCGTTCTACCCTCGCAATCCTCGTGGCGATACGTTTCTGACCTGCTCCGCATCCTCTGCTGGAAGTGCCTGCTCCATCGCTGCGTACGACTGGCTTGACTTTGCTGTTGGTACTGACACTGGCAAATCTATCAGAGAGCCCGCTGCCGTTGCTGGCATTTTCGGTAACAGGCCTTCTCAGGGAATGATTTCCATGGATAACATCGTCACCAATGCATTCAACACAGATACTGCTGGCGTCTTTGCACGCGATCCTGTTGCTTGGGCCAAGTTCGCAAAGGCCTGGTACGATCCTTCGCTTCATCAAGACACGTCGATCAACGGACTGCCTGCGCTGTCAGTTCCTGATGCCCAGACATTCCCCAAGCGTCTCCTCTATCCTGTGGACCATCTTCCGATGCAGAACCCTGCTGCTGAAGCTATCCTACAGAAGTTCCTGGATGATGTAGCAGATGCTGTTGGTGTCACTGTCGACAAGATCAACTTGACGCAGACCATCGAGGAGACCTTGGACCGCCCGCTGCAGGGCATGCTTGACGATCTCACCGTCCTCTGGACCCACGATCTGATCACAGAGACGGCCGAGCCACTGATTTCCAATTATAGCCCTGGGTTCCCTCCCATTGACGAGCCTTACCGATCATTTTTCCGCAATGCAGTGGCAGACGACAGCAGCTACAAGTCTGCCATGGCAAACCGCACTCGTGATGCAGCTCTTTGGCACAAACAAGTACTCTTCTCGACAAACAGCTCCTGCTCCGAGTCCATCCTTCTCTACGACATCGGTACCGGTGGTCTTCCGTCTTTTCGTGAGAAAGACCTCAATGACTCACCAGGAGCTGCATCTCCTGTCGATCCCCGAGGTCCCAAAGCGGTATCGACCATTTCATCTTACTTTGGAGACGTCGATATCACCGTTCCCATTGGCCAAGTTAGCTACCAGAGCAACGTCACGTTCCAGGAGGAGGTCATGCCAGTTACTGTTAACATGATTGCCAAGAGAGGATGCGACTTTGTTCTGTTCAACCTGATAAATAAGCTGGTTTCCAAAGGCGTATTGAGCTCTGTGGATACAGGAAGGCAGGCTTTCCAGGAATAA
- a CDS encoding probable phosphate transport protein MIR1, giving the protein MKLTRAISLTNFFVASSALGFQVFVLYPWHKELDAEFEKLKTEHLKVLNRAGDSLSEQQQKAMAEELNELKNKSSRSSFPFVNRAPNPSEAISAAKDKFLPTKDKLMATATSENLTSVSLYARYALAGAFCCSFTHAVLTPVDVVKTRIQLDPITYSSSLSKSARYIVSAEGPGALLTGLGPTIAGYCLQGAFKFGGYEYFKARAVDYLGQSTASNHRNAVYLGSAAAAEFLGDIALCPFESVRIRLVSQPSYATDSVSALAKLAREEGIGGLYSGLSPILLKQIPYTMATFLVYEKAIQTAYSVIDKRELPSIGVTGINLGAGLIAGLAAAVVSQPADTMLSKINKEKAGSGEGTTRRLFRIASELGLRGAYTGMQARAVMVSGMTAVQFGIYGDIKKLFGATDGVELSQSHVVEEDSEREYA; this is encoded by the exons ATGAAGCTCACGCGCGCTATATCCTTGACCAATTTCTTCGTGGCCAGTTCTGCCTTGGGATTCCAGGTCTTCGTTTTATATCCATGGCACAAAGAGTTGGACGCAGAATTCGAGAAGCTAAAGACAGAGCACTTGAAAGTTCTGAATAGAGCGGGAGACAGTCTGAGCGAGCAGCAACAAAAGGCCATGGCCGAAGAATTGaatgagctgaagaacaaAAGTTCGAgaag TAGTTTCCCATTCGTCAATCGTGCACCTAATCCCTCAGAAGCGATCAGCGCTGCTAAAGACAAATTCTTGCccaccaaggacaagcttATGGCCACTGCAACAAGTGAAAATTTAACAAGCGTATCTCTCTACGCAAGATACGCTCTCGCGGGCGCGTTTTGTTGCTCTTTCACTCATGCCGTCCTTACTCCCGTTGATGT GGTTAAAACAAGGATTCAACTTGATCCAATCACATACAGCAGCAGTCTCTCCAAGAGCGCACGATATATAGTTTCAGCTGAAGGACCAGGAGCTCTCCTGACGGGACTTGGTCCGACAATCGCCGGCTACTGCCTCCAGGGTGCTTTCAAGTTTGGCGGTTATGAGTATTTTAAGGCTCGTGCAGTGGACTATCTTGGACAGTCGACTGCCTCTAACCACCGCAATGCTGTATATCTTGGCTCAGCCGCTGCGGCCGAGTTTCTCGGCGATATCGCGCTTTGTCCGTTCGAGTCTGTTCGAATACGACTCGTGTCTCAGCCTAGCTATGCCACCGACAGCGTAAGCGCCCTTGCAAAGCTagcaagagaagagggtATCGGCGGCCTCTACTCTGGCCTGAGCCCTATCCTGCTCAAACA GATTCCCTATACCATGGCGACGTTTTTAGTCTACGAGAAAGCTATCCAGACGGCATACAGTGTTATAGACAAGAGAGAACTACCTTCGATAGGAGTTACTGGTATCAACCTTGGGGCTGGACTTATCGCTGGCTTGGCAGCCGCAGTTGTCTCTCAACCGGCCGACACCATGTTGAGTAAAATCAACAAGGAAAAGGCAGGCAGTGGTGAAGGCACAACACGCCGCTTATTCCGCATCGCTTCCGAGCTTGGACTACGCGGTGCTTACACAGGCATGCAGGCACGCGCAGTTATGGTTAGTGGCATGACGGCAGTGCAGTTTGGCATTTACGGAGACATAAAGAAG CTCTTTGGGGCTACTGATGGGGTGGAGTTGAGCCAGagccatgttgttgaagaagattctGAACGTGAGTACGCCTAG